One genomic segment of Spiroplasma endosymbiont of Poecilobothrus nobilitatus includes these proteins:
- a CDS encoding IS3 family transposase codes for MKVESSFNKLQFSLSNIKIFHTDQGSEFNNNLIYNLLVKNGIQKFYSKPGCPYDNAVAESTYKIFKTEFIKNNKFKNVEQFKLELFDYINWYNNIRIHSKLNYLTPVQYRNYYST; via the coding sequence TTAAAGGTTGAAAGCAGCTTTAATAAACTTCAATTTTCATTAAGCAATATTAAAATATTTCACACTGATCAAGGCAGTGAATTCAATAATAATCTTATTTATAACCTGTTAGTTAAAAATGGGATTCAAAAATTTTACAGTAAACCAGGTTGTCCTTATGACAATGCTGTTGCGGAATCAACATACAAAATTTTTAAAACTGAATTTATTAAAAATAATAAATTTAAAAACGTTGAACAGTTTAAATTAGAATTATTTGATTACATTAATTGGTACAATAATATTCGAATTCATAGCAAACTAAATTATTTAACACCAGTGCAATACAGAAATTATTATTCTACATAA
- a CDS encoding IS1/IS1595 family N-terminal zinc-binding domain-containing protein: protein MDKGIKCPNCQSFYCVKNGHNPEGKQKYLCKKCRASFDAFRDHFTYWSHLNYEQWNLLIQISLLGQSSKMISHFIKTSPKTAWYNRQKIMKSKQLENTQLKFKTLNGQIQIDETFIKEIHKGNFKDKFDKRKIHLDSFSTNTKCYVQMAVDSNNNIYVKSTNTKRLQKQWIIENINKQLIKENSIIISDMQPLYLLVAKQTNSILLATKTSTNPDASYRKLNKISKLQSNLKETLIHYHGLGFTNIQNYLNLWKWKYQHKGLTPNQQSSVLYFNV from the coding sequence ATGGATAAAGGTATTAAATGCCCTAATTGTCAATCTTTTTATTGTGTTAAAAATGGTCATAATCCTGAAGGAAAACAAAAATATTTATGCAAAAAATGTCGTGCTAGTTTTGATGCTTTTCGTGATCATTTTACGTATTGAAGTCATTTAAATTATGAACAGTGAAATTTATTGATTCAAATTTCATTATTAGGGCAATCTAGTAAAATGATTTCCCACTTTATTAAAACATCACCGAAAACCGCTTGATATAATCGCCAAAAAATAATGAAATCAAAACAATTAGAAAACACCCAATTAAAATTTAAAACGTTAAATGGCCAAATTCAAATCGATGAAACATTTATTAAAGAAATCCACAAAGGTAATTTTAAAGATAAATTTGATAAAAGAAAAATTCATCTTGATTCATTTTCAACCAACACTAAATGTTATGTTCAAATGGCTGTTGATAGCAATAATAATATTTATGTTAAATCAACCAACACAAAACGATTACAAAAACAGTGAATTATTGAAAATATTAATAAACAATTAATCAAAGAAAATTCAATTATTATTTCTGACATGCAACCATTATATTTATTAGTAGCAAAACAAACAAATTCTATTTTATTAGCAACTAAAACTAGTACAAATCCTGATGCTAGTTATCGGAAGTTAAATAAAATTAGTAAATTACAATCAAATCTTAAAGAAACCTTAATTCATTATCATGGCTTAGGTTTCACGAACATTCAAAATTATTTAAATCTCTGAAAATGAAAATACCAGCATAAAGGTTTAACGCCAAACCAACAATCATCGGTATTATATTTTAACGTATAA
- a CDS encoding transposase, with the protein MIQISLLGQSSKMISHFIKTSPKTAWYNRQKIMKSKQLENTQLKFKKLNGQIKIDETFIKEIHKGNFKDKFDKRKIHLDSFSTNTKCCIQMAVDSNNNIYVKSTNTKRLQKQWIIENINKQLIKENSIIISDMQPLYLLVAKQTNYILLATKTSTNPDASYRKLNKISKLQSNLKESSIHYHCLGFTNIQNYLNLWKWKYQNKGLTPNQQSSVLYFNV; encoded by the coding sequence TTGATTCAAATTTCATTATTAGGCCAATCTAGTAAAATGATTTCCCACTTTATTAAAACATCACCGAAAACCGCTTGATATAATCGCCAAAAAATAATGAAATCAAAACAATTAGAAAATACCCAATTAAAATTTAAAAAGTTAAATGGCCAAATTAAAATCGATGAAACATTTATTAAAGAAATCCACAAAGGTAATTTTAAAGATAAATTTGATAAAAGAAAAATTCATCTTGATTCATTTTCAACCAACACTAAATGTTGTATTCAAATGGCTGTTGATAGCAATAATAATATTTATGTTAAATCAACCAACACAAAACGATTACAAAAACAGTGAATTATTGAAAATATTAATAAACAATTAATCAAAGAAAATTCAATTATTATTTCTGACATGCAACCATTATATTTATTAGTAGCAAAACAAACAAATTATATTTTATTAGCAACTAAAACTAGTACAAATCCTGATGCTAGTTATCGGAAGTTAAATAAAATTAGTAAATTACAATCAAATCTTAAAGAATCCTCAATTCATTATCATTGCTTAGGTTTCACGAACATTCAAAATTATTTAAATCTCTGAAAATGAAAATACCAGAATAAAGGTTTAACGCCAAACCAACAATCATCGGTATTATATTTTAACGTATAA
- a CDS encoding DNA topoisomerase: MNLVHSQETRRILDLFIGFRLSKLLQKKIKSKSAGRVQSVALKLVVEREKEWQNFVPEEYWTVEGLYKKAAVKLTKFKDEKIELKVEADVLKVKKSFKKRFCCCSN; the protein is encoded by the coding sequence ATGAATTTAGTTCATTCACAAGAAACTCGACGAATTTTAGACCTTTTTATTGGTTTTCGCTTAAGCAAATTGTTACAGAAAAAGATTAAGTCAAAATCAGCAGGACGAGTACAATCGGTTGCTTTAAAGTTAGTTGTTGAACGAGAAAAAGAATGGCAAAACTTTGTGCCAGAGGAATATTGGACTGTTGAAGGATTATATAAAAAGGCAGCCGTTAAATTAACAAAATTTAAGGATGAAAAAATTGAATTAAAAGTAGAAGCAGATGTTCTAAAAGTTAAAAAAAGCTTTAAAAAAAGATTTTGTTGTTGTTCAAATTAA
- a CDS encoding DNA topoisomerase, with product MKESEKQRKSPNPHTTSTMLQEASSKMGFASNKTSLIAQQLYEGIKVKDNITGFITYPRTDSIRLSYKFVQDAFDYITIKYGTEYLGEVKTPPKNKKMCKIFMKQFVQLI from the coding sequence ATTAAAGAAAGTGAAAAACAACGAAAATCACCGAATCCGCATACTACTTCAACAATGTTACAAGAAGCAAGTAGTAAAATGGGTTTTGCTTCAAATAAAACATCATTAATTGCCCAGCAATTATATGAAGGAATTAAAGTTAAAGATAATATTACTGGATTTATAACATATCCGCGGACAGATTCAATTCGATTAAGTTATAAGTTTGTTCAGGATGCTTTTGACTATATTACAATTAAGTATGGAACAGAATATTTAGGCGAAGTTAAAACACCACCAAAAAATAAAAAAATGTGCAAGATTTTCATGAAGCAATTCGTCCAACTGATTTAA
- a CDS encoding DNA topoisomerase, producing the protein MQDFHEAIRPTDLTMTPEAAKEYLSRDQLRLYKIIYSRALASLMANAKLLSKTIILDNNNYEFRMTGSTIQFDGFLKCYVLEGDEEIAKLPMLKPNQIINLNELYGIQHFTKPPSRYSEAKLIKTLEEIGVGRPSNYAPIMRTLKDRGYIIVENKAIKATEKGILTSDKLQEYFSDIINETYTSTIEESLDVIAHGNAEPKPLLKEFWERFEPRIEAAMELMEEIPVEKAGIECPECGNDLVYRYGKCGKFIACSGFPKCRYIHQTGLKFGPCPEYDVGEIILKFNKRRQRFKACTNYPNCNYTDSYKEEKTEQEENNSENNGLYWINLLK; encoded by the coding sequence GTGCAAGATTTTCATGAAGCAATTCGTCCAACTGATTTAACGATGACACCAGAAGCGGCAAAAGAATATTTAAGTCGTGATCAACTACGTTTATATAAAATTATTTATAGTCGTGCGTTAGCTAGTTTAATGGCGAATGCAAAGTTATTAAGTAAAACAATTATTTTAGATAATAATAATTATGAATTTCGGATGACAGGAAGTACGATTCAATTTGATGGGTTTTTAAAATGTTATGTTTTAGAAGGTGATGAAGAAATTGCAAAGTTACCAATGTTAAAACCAAATCAAATTATTAATTTAAATGAATTATATGGAATTCAACATTTTACTAAACCACCGAGTCGTTACTCTGAAGCGAAATTAATTAAGACATTAGAGGAAATTGGGGTTGGGCGCCCATCAAATTATGCACCAATTATGCGAACATTAAAAGATCGTGGTTATATTATTGTAGAAAACAAAGCAATTAAAGCAACTGAAAAAGGGATTTTAACAAGTGATAAATTACAAGAATATTTTAGTGATATTATTAACGAAACATACACTTCAACAATTGAAGAAAGTTTGGATGTGATTGCACACGGTAACGCGGAACCAAAACCATTATTAAAAGAATTTTGAGAACGATTTGAACCACGCATTGAAGCAGCAATGGAATTAATGGAAGAAATCCCAGTTGAGAAGGCAGGGATTGAATGTCCAGAATGCGGGAATGATTTAGTATATCGGTATGGAAAATGCGGGAAATTTATTGCATGTTCAGGGTTTCCAAAATGTCGTTATATTCATCAAACTGGTCTAAAATTTGGTCCTTGTCCAGAATACGACGTTGGTGAAATTATTTTGAAATTTAATAAGCGACGTCAACGCTTTAAGGCATGTACTAATTATCCAAATTGTAATTACACTGATTCATATAAAGAAGAAAAGACCGAACAAGAAGAAAATAATAGCGAAAATAACGGATTGTATTGAATTAATTTATTAAAATAA
- a CDS encoding DDE-type integrase/transposase/recombinase: MNDIVKVYEENLKQFCYRRITKYLKEDYGIKYNSKKVLRIMRDNQIQPEYVRKMRRKIKYKQNKEKSLLQYPDLINRKFNDIKTRFSVLYTDVTYLIWKGERYYQSTIIDGYTKEIVDVKWTKYNDNKLVMDNLNDAINKIKLIKKDLNGIIIHSDHGYQYTSTIYHDKCLSNGIIISMGKNTTVQIILL, translated from the coding sequence ATAAATGATATTGTAAAAGTCTATGAAGAAAATTTAAAACAATTTTGTTATCGAAGAATTACTAAATATTTAAAAGAAGATTATGGTATAAAATATAATTCAAAAAAAGTTTTAAGAATTATGCGTGATAATCAAATACAACCTGAATATGTAAGAAAAATGAGAAGAAAAATAAAGTATAAACAGAATAAAGAAAAAAGCTTATTGCAATATCCTGATTTAATTAATCGTAAATTCAATGATATAAAAACAAGGTTTTCAGTACTATATACTGATGTAACATATTTAATTTGAAAAGGAGAAAGATATTATCAATCAACAATTATTGATGGATATACTAAAGAAATAGTTGATGTAAAGTGAACTAAATATAATGACAATAAATTAGTAATGGATAATTTAAATGATGCAATTAATAAAATAAAATTAATAAAAAAAGATCTGAATGGAATAATAATTCACTCAGATCACGGATATCAATATACATCCACTATTTATCACGATAAATGTTTATCTAACGGTATTATAATTTCAATGGGGAAAAATACCACTGTGCAGATAATATTGTTATAG
- a CDS encoding IS3 family transposase has translation MAIIKNNKAKYPIINLCKTLKFARSTYYYQLKANNPKNTQNIDNAVISIFLKSRKNYGTRKSKVILAQQNIMLSCVKISNIMKKYNLISNYTKIKYKHSNTTDVTYKYNNLLNQDFDSYKLHEVVVSDLTYVFISNKWYYACFLVDLFNREIIGYDVSLHKNAKLVESSFNKLQFSLSNIKIFHTDQGSEFNNNLIYNLLVKNGIQKSYSKPGCPYDNAVAESTYKIFKTEFIKNNKFKNVEQFKLELFDYINWYNNIRIHSKLNYLTPVQYRNYYST, from the coding sequence ATAGCAATCATTAAAAATAACAAAGCAAAATATCCAATTATTAATTTATGTAAAACATTGAAATTTGCTAGATCAACATATTACTATCAATTAAAAGCAAATAATCCCAAGAATACTCAAAACATTGATAATGCTGTTATCAGTATTTTTCTAAAAAGTCGTAAAAATTATGGAACACGCAAAAGTAAAGTTATATTAGCTCAGCAAAATATCATGTTATCTTGTGTAAAAATCAGCAACATAATGAAAAAATATAACTTAATTTCAAATTATACAAAAATCAAATACAAACATTCAAATACAACTGATGTTACATATAAATATAACAATTTGTTAAATCAAGATTTTGATAGTTATAAACTACATGAAGTTGTTGTCAGTGATTTAACCTATGTTTTTATTAGTAACAAATGATATTATGCCTGTTTCTTAGTTGATTTATTTAATCGAGAAATTATTGGTTATGATGTTAGTTTACACAAAAATGCCAAATTAGTTGAAAGCAGCTTTAATAAACTTCAATTTTCATTAAGCAATATTAAAATATTTCACACTGATCAAGGCAGTGAATTCAATAATAATCTTATTTATAACCTGTTAGTTAAAAATGGGATTCAAAAATCTTACAGTAAACCAGGTTGTCCTTATGACAATGCTGTTGCGGAATCAACATACAAAATTTTTAAAACTGAATTTATTAAAAATAATAAATTTAAAAACGTTGAGCAGTTTAAATTAGAATTATTTGATTACATTAATTGGTACAATAATATTCGAATTCATAGCAAACTAAATTATTTAACACCAGTGCAATACAGAAATTATTATTCTACATAA
- a CDS encoding transposase: MAKNHYTDEFKKQIVSLYKMGQTPEQLVNDYQIGKYTVWKWANQFSNSG, translated from the coding sequence ATGGCAAAGAATCATTATACTGATGAATTTAAAAAACAAATTGTTAGTCTTTACAAAATGGGTCAAACTCCTGAACAATTAGTCAATGATTATCAAATTGGTAAATATACTGTTTGGAAATGAGCTAACCAATTTAGCAACTCGGGCTAA
- a CDS encoding S1 RNA-binding domain-containing protein, producing MYVKGSKVLAKVTNITPFGAFCELKNAAGLIHISEISDYYVRDIKEFVNIGDNVEVDVLDYDPVKKQVKLSYKNCRPELLKKNNSQIQETGVGFQMLSEKINSLTSK from the coding sequence ATGTATGTAAAAGGAAGCAAAGTTCTTGCAAAAGTTACAAACATTACACCGTTTGGTGCATTTTGCGAATTAAAAAATGCTGCTGGATTAATCCACATTAGTGAGATTTCAGATTACTATGTAAGAGATATCAAAGAATTTGTTAATATTGGTGACAATGTTGAAGTAGATGTACTAGACTATGACCCAGTTAAGAAACAAGTTAAATTAAGTTATAAGAATTGTCGACCTGAATTATTGAAAAAGAATAATAGTCAAATTCAAGAAACAGGAGTAGGATTCCAAATGTTAAGTGAAAAAATTAATTCACTAACAAGTAAATAA
- a CDS encoding glucose-6-phosphate isomerase codes for MIKVDFTNALAEYVFNKYLGRVKDIHQMIHNKTGLGNDFLGWVEWPNNYDQAELAKMKQTAKKLASEIDILLVIGIGGSYLGARAAIEMINGLYSQQKVEIIYIGNTMSSTYTAQVLKYLQDKKFGICVVSKSGTTTEPAIAFRLCKEILEKKEGRLKAANLIVAITDKEKGALKTLADKAGYQTFVIPDDIGGRYSVLTPVGVFAMLVSGINVDNVFKGAQQAYQDTLIDDFTNHAYKYAVGRYILNQEEKYKAEMLVTYELQMQMITEWWKQLFGESEGKNSKGLLPLSCVFSTDLHSLGQFIQEGTKNILFETVIAIKEPQIDLNLPKEAVDTDGLNYLAGRTLYEVNTIAVEGVVAAHTKVGHVPNIVLEFATMDDKMFGYLSYWFMKACAMSAYLLEINPFDQPGVEIYKQNMFNLLGK; via the coding sequence ATGATTAAAGTAGATTTTACTAATGCATTAGCCGAATATGTTTTTAACAAATATTTAGGGCGAGTTAAAGATATTCACCAAATGATTCATAATAAAACAGGATTAGGAAATGATTTCCTCGGTTGAGTTGAGTGACCAAATAATTATGATCAAGCAGAGCTTGCAAAAATGAAACAAACAGCAAAGAAATTAGCTAGTGAAATTGACATTTTATTGGTAATTGGAATTGGCGGGAGTTATCTTGGCGCGCGAGCAGCAATTGAAATGATTAATGGGTTATATAGTCAACAAAAAGTAGAAATCATTTATATTGGAAATACAATGTCTTCAACTTATACAGCACAAGTTTTGAAATATCTTCAAGACAAAAAATTTGGAATTTGTGTTGTGTCTAAATCAGGAACAACAACTGAGCCAGCAATTGCATTTCGTCTTTGCAAAGAGATTTTAGAAAAAAAAGAAGGAAGACTAAAAGCAGCCAACTTAATTGTTGCTATTACAGATAAAGAGAAAGGGGCTCTAAAAACATTAGCTGATAAAGCAGGATATCAAACCTTTGTTATTCCGGATGACATTGGGGGAAGATATTCAGTGTTAACACCAGTTGGTGTTTTTGCAATGTTAGTAAGTGGTATTAATGTTGATAATGTTTTTAAAGGAGCACAACAAGCTTATCAAGATACTTTAATTGATGATTTCACTAATCATGCGTATAAATATGCTGTTGGACGTTATATTTTAAATCAAGAGGAAAAATATAAAGCAGAAATGCTTGTAACTTATGAGTTACAAATGCAGATGATTACCGAATGATGAAAACAATTATTTGGGGAATCAGAAGGAAAAAATTCAAAGGGTTTACTACCATTATCATGTGTTTTTTCGACAGATTTACATTCTCTTGGCCAATTCATTCAAGAAGGGACAAAAAATATTTTATTTGAAACAGTTATTGCAATTAAAGAACCACAAATTGATCTTAACCTGCCAAAAGAAGCAGTAGATACCGATGGTTTAAATTATCTCGCTGGAAGAACATTGTATGAAGTAAATACCATTGCTGTTGAAGGCGTTGTTGCTGCTCATACAAAAGTTGGGCATGTGCCAAATATTGTTTTAGAATTTGCAACAATGGATGATAAAATGTTTGGTTATTTATCATATTGATTTATGAAAGCTTGTGCAATGTCAGCTTACTTGTTAGAAATAAATCCATTTGATCAACCAGGAGTTGAGATTTATAAACAAAATATGTTTAATTTATTAGGAAAATAA
- the coaD gene encoding pantetheine-phosphate adenylyltransferase has product MKAIFSGSFDPIHDGHLNIIKKASALFSKLYVVITNNLEKSNQTNIKTRAEQAAIACQNLNLNIEIVINGQVLTSDFAKQLGAKYIIRGLRNNNDLKYEMELAFANKQLNKDLETIFFIADYGLNEISSTFLNQIKQLKK; this is encoded by the coding sequence TTGAAAGCAATTTTTTCAGGTAGTTTTGACCCAATTCATGACGGTCATCTTAATATTATTAAAAAAGCAAGTGCTTTATTTTCAAAATTATATGTTGTAATTACTAATAATTTAGAAAAATCAAATCAAACAAACATTAAAACTCGCGCTGAACAAGCTGCCATAGCTTGTCAAAACCTTAATTTAAATATTGAAATTGTTATTAATGGCCAAGTGTTAACTAGTGATTTTGCTAAACAATTAGGGGCTAAATATATTATTCGAGGACTACGAAATAATAACGATTTAAAATATGAAATGGAATTAGCTTTTGCTAATAAACAATTAAATAAAGACCTTGAAACAATTTTTTTTATTGCCGATTATGGTTTGAATGAAATTTCTTCAACTTTTTTAAACCAAATTAAGCAATTAAAAAAATAA